In the genome of Ignisphaera sp., the window CAACAAATTCTGTCGAATTCTTGACAAACTTTGTCCAAGTCCTTGGCCGCTGAACTCCATCTGTAATTGAATTCGTTGTATATATATCTGTTCTCATACAAATACTTAATGGTGGCATAGCCTGCAACCATTGTTATTGTATTGCCTGTAAATGTTCCTCCATGAAAAACTCTTTGGCGAGGATTTGGATACTTTAGATGATTTAACAGCTCCATATATTCGCTGGATCCAGCAAAAGCGCCTGCCCCAGGATATCCACCTCCAACTATCTTTCCCAGTACAACTAAATCAGCTTTAACATTGAAATACTCCTGGGCTCCTCCCAAGGCAAGTCTAAAACCAGTTATAACCTCATCAAATATTAGTAGTGCTCCATGAGCATCCGCAAGCCTTCTAACCTCCTTTAAATAGTTAGGCCCAGGTTCTATACATCCACCAGAGCCTGGAACTGGCTCAATAAGAATTGCTGCAACATCAAAATTTCTAAGCGCATTTTCAAGTTTGTTCAAGTCATTGTATGGAACAGCAATGGTGTATTTAATGAATTCCTCAGGAATACCAAGGGACTCTGTACCATGGAATGGAGGTGTAACAGCAACATGTAGTTGATCAAGAGACCCATGCCACCCACCCTCTATCTTAACAACATATCTTCTTTTGGTATATGCACGAGCAAGTCTAACAGCATACATATTGGCCTCGGTGCCACTGTTACAGAAACGCACCATTTCAACATTGGGTATGGCCCTCGTCAAAAGTTCTGCATATTTGACTGCATACTCATTCTCAAAGCCCAGATGGGTACCGTTTCTCGAAGCCTCACTAACAGCTTCAACAACGAAATCTGGGGCATGACCCAGTACATGTGCCCCATGCCCCATCCAATAATCGTCAAATTCATTACCATCAACATCCCAGATCTTTGAACCCTTAGCCTTTGATACATAAAGAGGGTAGGGAGAAAAGTATCTGATATGATATGTCACACCCCCAGGTAACACCCTTTGAGCACGCTCAAACAGTTCTCTACTTCTTCTTGATCTAGCCATGTATATCGATGCTAAAGAAGATATGACTTCTTCTATTTTACTTTCATCAATTCTCATAATAAGACTCCTATCGTAGGTAATGAATTGAGATAATATAAACCTTTATGGGAGAAGAATAAAGATCTGGAAATACTCAAGGAAAATTCAAAATAATCATTGGAGAAAGAGCTATACGTGTATTTAAGCTTTATATTTTCCTAGGTAGTTATTGGTGCAAGATATTGTTATCACATGTACTATACAATCTCCAGATGAGATTGCGTTGCAAACCAGTTTTAGACCATGCGATTTGCAATCAATGTCTATTATGTGTTTCTAAGTGCCCTTACAAAGTATTTTATATTGGATCTGACGGCTTTGTAAAAATAGATCATACCAAATGTGTGGGTTGTGGAGTATGCGCTATGATGTGCCCATATGGTGCTATAGATTGTCAGTGGGTGCCGACATCATCACATTCTCAGAGCGGACTGAAACAATCATCATGAGTTTATGAATACACCCATTTCTTGTGTTTGCATAGCTGAGCTCTTTAAATTTTGTCTTACCTCATTCTCTAAAACCTTTTTAACCATGTCCTGAAGCCTTGCAATAAGTTTTCTCCTGTCCTCCATCAAAACAACATCACTATATCCGTAAGCAACAATATTGTGTGCAAATGGACTTGGAGCATAGAAGCTCTCAATTATTTCTATCTTTATCTCACCACTTTCAATCTTTCTCAAAACTTCCTTTGCATGTGCTAGATCCATGAAATCTTCCAAAATCTCTCTATATGTTTCTTCAATTATTGGGAATTTTTCGTATTTCTCAACAGCTTGAATAATCTTCTCTGCATTGATTTGTCTCCTAGCAATCGATACATCAACACCTTTGTAACGTCTTAGCAACATAAATGCTCTTTCGGCACAGTGTCTAAACCTCTTCTTGAATAGCTCTGTTTTTCTAACAGCTTTTCTAACAATCTCTTCAACATTTAGGCTAGATACACTATTAATAGCTTTTCTGATTTGATGGATAGACACATGCCCGGGTATGGTTAGCATGAATCCGTTGTCAGTCACGGATATTTTAACATTTTCTTTCATAATATCTGCAAGTACATAGGCATGCGCTCTTGAAAGTACGTCATTGACTCTTCTACCGAATAGGCTATGGAATATGATGTTTGTGGCCATCTTCTCTCTATCAGGCCATATCTCGACCAATATAAGCTTATCCGAAGGAATTTTGCCTTTCGTGAACAAAAGTTGCTGATAGATATAGTCATAGATGTACTCTGCAGCATGGGGTTCAATTCCATACTCTTTAACTAACCATTCAATAACATAATCCTTAGGCATAGTATTGATCATTTCGGCTACAACCCTTCTAAATTTGCCCACCTCTAAAGCTGAGTCATAGGCTAGTGGAAGCATTTCAGAGAACCAAGAGGGAACAGTAGGCCTCTCGCCTTTAGCTGGCTCTACAACTACATGTGTTGGATGTATGGCTAAGACTCTATACGTTTTACCGCCTAGTACAAATATGTCACCTGGTGTAAGTATCTCCACAAAACCCTCTTCTAAATCGCCGATATACCTCTTCTTATTATCAATAACAGCAAAGACTGCAACCTTAGCCTCATCGGGGATAGCACCTACATTGAGTTGGTATATCATTCTCGCTCCTCTTCTCCTACTAACAGTCTTTGTATCTTCATCGTATCGTATCTTGGCATAAACATTATAGTCCTCTAAACCAGGATACCTACCAGCCAGATAATTTATCACGGTCATCAATTCATCCTCTGATAAATCGTGATATGTGTAGCTCCTTCTAACTATTGCTAGAATTTCGTTAATTGTTCGAGGTTTTTCAA includes:
- a CDS encoding aspartate aminotransferase family protein, yielding MRIDESKIEEVISSLASIYMARSRRSRELFERAQRVLPGGVTYHIRYFSPYPLYVSKAKGSKIWDVDGNEFDDYWMGHGAHVLGHAPDFVVEAVSEASRNGTHLGFENEYAVKYAELLTRAIPNVEMVRFCNSGTEANMYAVRLARAYTKRRYVVKIEGGWHGSLDQLHVAVTPPFHGTESLGIPEEFIKYTIAVPYNDLNKLENALRNFDVAAILIEPVPGSGGCIEPGPNYLKEVRRLADAHGALLIFDEVITGFRLALGGAQEYFNVKADLVVLGKIVGGGYPGAGAFAGSSEYMELLNHLKYPNPRQRVFHGGTFTGNTITMVAGYATIKYLYENRYIYNEFNYRWSSAAKDLDKVCQEFDRICWITSVGSMMGIHFTLNKPRNIAEAYMNRLSEKIYKALHMYMTINGIVYMTAGMPHLMPSIVHTNEQARKLVTMFTLFLSQIIKYIKM
- a CDS encoding ATP-dependent helicase, whose amino-acid sequence is MGLDIVFSNDGFAYAREFNDDAVYSFLIPPIVNWFKNRYGSLTPPQKMSIPYIKSGYNILISSPTGTGKTLAVFLPIIDDLYRLALNNELKDQIYVVYVSPLRALNNDMQKNLIQPLSETREYVRNELGIEVDIRVAVRTSDTLPNEKSRMLRNPPHILITTPESLALALNAPKFREKLATVRWVIVDEVHEMASSKRGSHLVLSLERLVDLVGKDFQRIGLSATISPLEDVARFLAGFNSDGSPRPIVIADARFSKPLDIRVVTPRLDLVYTPANVLNEAIYEELTKLVLQHRTSLVFTNTRSATESVVYKLKKNLSSNGVVDADEIEAHHSSLSRDVRLEVEDKLKKGLLRTVVSSTSLELGIDIGYIDLVALLSSPKSVTRLLQRVGRAGHNAYEVSKGVIIVVDRDDLIECTVLSKLALERKIDRVKIPRKPLDILAQHIVGMAIEKPRTINEILAIVRRSYTYHDLSEDELMTVINYLAGRYPGLEDYNVYAKIRYDEDTKTVSRRRGARMIYQLNVGAIPDEAKVAVFAVIDNKKRYIGDLEEGFVEILTPGDIFVLGGKTYRVLAIHPTHVVVEPAKGERPTVPSWFSEMLPLAYDSALEVGKFRRVVAEMINTMPKDYVIEWLVKEYGIEPHAAEYIYDYIYQQLLFTKGKIPSDKLILVEIWPDREKMATNIIFHSLFGRRVNDVLSRAHAYVLADIMKENVKISVTDNGFMLTIPGHVSIHQIRKAINSVSSLNVEEIVRKAVRKTELFKKRFRHCAERAFMLLRRYKGVDVSIARRQINAEKIIQAVEKYEKFPIIEETYREILEDFMDLAHAKEVLRKIESGEIKIEIIESFYAPSPFAHNIVAYGYSDVVLMEDRRKLIARLQDMVKKVLENEVRQNLKSSAMQTQEMGVFINS